The following coding sequences are from one uncultured Cohaesibacter sp. window:
- a CDS encoding efflux RND transporter periplasmic adaptor subunit, with protein sequence MKHFLSLIAAALLIISAYIYQFGLPFGLASLFAAPNNSAAKSQSGSAAPNNPARRTGRGTGATYVTLADITFKPYEDTFSSIGTGVAKQSVSLISEVSGQIKKIMFDGTPLVSAGDVLLQLEDTSERINVEIAQANLSKAEDSLERYSLLQSRNSGIVTATSMKEAESAAAVARGNLALAQKELEDRAIKSPISGRLGLAEWEVGDFLSNGANIVDINNTQTILVTFELPERAMNLLKLDKEVFATTPAITGKIFNGKIIAFDSTIDETTRTITVKAEIDNHDGRLWPGMTFEVLLRQTTEPLAAVPAMALAWTRDGTQVWLAENGKVRAVPVIFRYRQDDTIWIEGALKEGAKVVVEGVQKLRPGASIVAENGAETTAAPSGSAE encoded by the coding sequence TCGGCCTTGCGTCATTGTTTGCGGCCCCAAACAACTCCGCCGCCAAAAGCCAAAGCGGCTCCGCAGCACCAAACAATCCCGCCCGCCGAACAGGCAGAGGCACTGGCGCAACTTACGTCACGCTGGCCGACATCACCTTCAAACCTTATGAAGATACCTTCAGTTCCATCGGAACAGGCGTCGCCAAGCAAAGCGTAAGCCTCATCTCGGAAGTTTCCGGGCAGATAAAGAAAATCATGTTCGATGGAACCCCGCTCGTTTCAGCCGGAGACGTGCTGTTGCAATTGGAAGACACATCCGAGCGCATCAATGTTGAGATTGCGCAAGCAAACTTGTCCAAGGCAGAGGACTCCCTTGAGCGCTACAGCCTTTTGCAATCTCGCAACAGCGGCATTGTCACAGCCACCAGCATGAAAGAAGCCGAATCCGCAGCCGCAGTGGCGCGAGGCAATCTGGCTCTGGCCCAGAAGGAGCTGGAAGACCGGGCAATAAAAAGCCCAATCAGCGGCCGCCTTGGTTTGGCAGAGTGGGAGGTCGGAGATTTTCTCTCTAACGGTGCCAATATCGTTGACATCAACAACACCCAGACCATTCTGGTAACCTTCGAGCTGCCCGAACGCGCAATGAATCTGCTCAAGCTGGACAAAGAGGTATTTGCCACCACTCCAGCTATCACGGGCAAGATCTTCAATGGCAAAATCATCGCGTTTGACAGCACAATCGACGAAACAACCCGCACAATCACCGTCAAGGCAGAGATTGACAACCACGATGGCCGCCTCTGGCCGGGCATGACATTTGAAGTGCTGCTGCGCCAGACAACCGAGCCTCTTGCCGCAGTGCCTGCCATGGCTTTGGCATGGACCAGAGATGGTACCCAGGTGTGGCTTGCCGAGAATGGCAAGGTGCGCGCAGTACCAGTCATTTTCCGCTACAGACAAGATGACACCATCTGGATCGAAGGCGCTCTCAAAGAAGGCGCCAAAGTGGTGGTAGAAGGAGTGCAGAAACTCCGTCCAGGTGCCTCCATTGTTGCAGAAAATGGCGCAGAGACCACAGCTGCGCCTTCCGGATCTGCGGAGTAG